From the Tripterygium wilfordii isolate XIE 37 chromosome 6, ASM1340144v1, whole genome shotgun sequence genome, one window contains:
- the LOC120000163 gene encoding protein GAMETE CELL DEFECTIVE 1, mitochondrial produces the protein MHNIQRLISRLASTSLNTNTTARTGIQSQWFISSRGFSVKSGSRDGNEGNDEWEKAFGGSDELGWDAVSSWSTGLTKEHFDGEAVGHSTTSSSDSGGGGGLDASQTALVSGLQEIDDRLRELDAENKKGKAFVDGWGKRLREMSVLLKQVREPGCRGTYLKDSEKAEMYRLHKENPDVYTVERLAKDYRIMRQRVHAILWLKELEEEEEKKLGRPLDDSFELLLDTFPEFFNSHDREFHVASLPYKPDFKIMPEGWDGTTRDLDEVHYEISKKEDDMLYEEFVQKMNFNKKKMAGEVKHHKYSRRRPSDGWNITVEKLGPRGKRGNGGGWKFVSLPDGSSRELNEMEKMYVKRETPRRRRKILP, from the exons ATGCACAACATCCAGCGTCTGATCTCAAGACTTGCTTCCACATCGCTGAATACAAACACTACTGCAAGGACTGGAATACAATCTCAATGGTTCATCAGCTCCCGAGGGTTTTCTGTGAAATCAGGTAGTAGAGATGGAAATGAGGGCAATGATGAGTGGGAGAAAGCTTTTGGTGGGTCAGATGAGCTAGGCTGGGATGCAGTATCTTCCTGGTCCACCGGATTGACCAAGGAACACTTTGATGGAGAGGCGGTTGGCCACAGTACTACCTCTTCCAGTGACagtggaggaggtggaggattGGATGCATCGCAGACTGCCTTGGTCTCTGGCTTGCAAGAGATTGATGACAGATTGAGGGAATTGGATGCAGAGAACAAGAAGGGAAAGGCCTTCGTTGATGGATGGGGGAAGAGACTGCGGGAGATGAGTGTACTGTTGAAGCAAGTGAGGGAGCCTGGCTGTAGAGGAACATACCTTAAGGACTCTGAGAAGGCTGAGATGTATCGATTGCACAAGGAGAATCCTGATGTCTACACGGTCGAGAGGCTTGCCAAGGACTATAGGATCATGAGGCAAAGGGTGCATGCCATTCTTTGGCTCAAAGAACtcgaagaggaagaggagaaaaagcTTGGTCGTCCCTTGGACGACTCTTTTGAGCTCCTGCTTGATACCTTCCCCGA ATTTTTCAATTCCCATGATCGAGAGTTTCATGTGGCTTCACTTCCCTATAAACCCGACTTTAAGATTATGCCAGAGGGCTGGGATGGGACCACCAGAGATCTTGATGAAGTTCATTATGAGATATCCAAGAAGGAGGATGATATGCTTTATGAAGAATTTGTCCAGAAGATGaacttcaataaaaaaaag ATGGCCGGAGAAGTAAAACACCACAAGTATAGCCGGCGCCGTCCTTCTGATGGTTGGAACATCACCGTGGAGAAACTGGGACCACGAGGAAAGCGTGGAAATGGGGGTGGCTGGAAGTTTGTTAGCCTGCCAGATGGGTCGAGCCGCGAGCTCAACGAAATGGAGAAAATGTATGTGAAACGAGAGACTCCCCGCCGCCGACGCAAGATTCTCCCTTGA
- the LOC120000229 gene encoding autophagy-related protein 18h-like yields MKNNINGKPNNNHKNSNGFIPNSLKFISSCIKTASYGVRSAGATVAASISGDNQDLKDQVLWASFDRLEVGPSSFKRVLLIGYCNGFQVIDVQDASDVNELVSRRDDPVTFLQIQPFPTKSDGHEGFIASHPVLLVVACDESKSPDLMHSKRDGLVRDGYSGPQTGSPLISPTVVRFYSIKSHNYIHVLRFRSTVYMVRCSPRIVAVGLAAQIYCFDALTLENKFSVLTYPVPQLGGPGYVGVNVGYGPMAVGPRWLAYASNSPLQSNTGRLSPQSLTPSPGASPSTSPGSGNLVARYAMESSKQLATGLLNLGDMGYKTLSKYCHDFIPDGSSSPVSSNSGWRVGRGASHLAETDVAGMVVVKDFLSRTVISQFRAHTSPISALCFDPSGTLLVTASVHGNNINIFRIMPSCFQNGSSNRSYDWSYSHVHLYKLHRGMTSAVIQDICFSHCSRWIGIISSRGTCHIFALSPFGGENVLQIRNSDVDGPSISPVLPLPWWSTPYFMANQHSFSSLPPASVTLSVVSRIKCSHLGWLGTVSSAASSVAGKTTIPSGATAAIFHNSVRHDLQPAHLKSVTALEHLLVFAPSGHVVQHKLLSAIGGETNESVSRNLHGSSAQMQDEELRVRVEAVQWWDVCRRADWPEREECISGITLGRQETVDMVMDVSECDDNKSEHKELKSHERSHLYVSNAELHVNSGRIPVWQKSNMHFHMMAPVESDEVSAVEVQSGGESQVEIIPVNEVEIRQRDLLPVLDHFHRVQSGWSNRGFIGEKYSISSPDSHGGREKLYEGAAVIHSNLLSPDSVDNSDGGSSINSYPPMFQSGNVNTVGKAAYCNLGKPALNSSSLNKDSGVFSVKQSTLDIRPVEDYDFRNNLSSLTSGSLSEGRNIAKEAQSSNSSGTSEVSNISSNRSDLSMNMIDEGAVNDSPDFEQFFQEGYCKASPSSECRESTGIITDVDSNSSPCDIEKCMEDGDNDDMLGGVFDFSEEG; encoded by the exons ATGAAGAATAATATTAACGGAAAGCCTAACAACAACCATAAGAACAGCAATGGATTTATTCCTAATTCtttgaaattcatttcttcttgTATAAAAACTGCATCGTACGGTGTCCGTTCAGCCGGTGCCACAGTTGCCGCATCCATCTCCGGTGATAATCAGGACCTCAAGGACCAG GTCCTCTGGGCTTCCTTTGACAGACTAGAAGTTGGTCCATCTTCTTTCAAGCGTGTTCTCTTAATTGGTTACTGCAATGGCTTTCAAGTCATTGATGTTCAAGATGCCTCTGATGTCAATGAACTTGTATCAAGGCGTGATGATCCAGTTACTTTTTTACAGATTCAGCCTTTCCCTACAAAGTCTGATGGTCATGAAGGGTTTATAGCATCACATCCTGTACTTCTGGTTGTTGCATGTGATGAATCAAAGAGTCCAGATCTAATGCATAGTAAGAGAGATGGGCTGGTCAGAGATGGTTACAGTGGTCCTCAAACTGGGAGCCCACTCATATCTCCTACCGTTGTTCGCTTTTATTCGATTAAGTCTCACAATTATATTCACGTTTTAAGATTCCGGTCAACGGTATATATGGTTAGGTGCAGTCCTCGAATAGTGGCCGTAGGGCTTGCAGCACAA ATATACTGCTTTGATGCTCTCACTCTGGAAAACAAGTTCAGTGTGCTCACCTATCCTGTTCCTCAGTTGGGAGGCCCAGGATACGTTGGGGTCAATGTTGGATATGGTCCAATGGCTGTTGGTCCAAGGTGGCTGGCTTATGCTTCCAACAGCCCATTGCAATCAAATACAGGCCGTTTAAGTCCCCAAAGTCTTACTCCATCTCCTGGTGCCAGTCCATCAACTTCACCTGGCAGTGGGAATCTGGTGGCTCGATATGCCATGGAGTCAAGCAAGCAGTTAGCTACTGGGCTACTCAATCTGGGTGATATGGGCTACAAAACACTGTCTAAGTACTGTCATGATTTTATCCCTGATGGTTCTAGTTCCCCGGTGTCATCAAATTCAGGCTGGAGAGTTGGTCGGGGGGCATCGCACTTGGCAGAAACAGATGTTGCTGGGATG GTGGTGGTTAAAGATTTTCTTTCTAGAACTGTGATATCGCAATTTAGAGCTCATACTAGTCCCATTTCTGCTCTGTGTTTCGATCCCAGTGGGACGCTTCTGGTTACTGCTTCAGTACATggaaataatataaatatcttCCGAATAATGCCATCCTGCTTCCAAAATGGGTCCAGTAATCGGAGTTACGATTGGAGTTATTCTCATGTGCACCTTTACAAACTGCACCGCGGCATGACATCTGCT GTGATACAAGATATTTGTTTTAGTCATTGTAGTCGATGGATTGGGATTATTTCATCCAGGGGAACTTGTCATATTTTTGCTCTTTCCCCTTTTGGTGGAGAAAATGTTCTTCAGATACGGAATTCTGATGTAGATGGGCCTTCCATCTCGCCAGTTCTGCCACTACCATGGTGGTCAACTCCATATTTCATGGCAAACCAGCATTCTTTTTCTTCACTGCCACCAGCATCTGTCACCCTCTCTGTGGTGAGCAGAATAAAATGTAGCCACTTGGGTTGGCTTGGTACTGTCAGCAGTGCTGCCTCTTCTGTGGCAGGAAAGACCACCATTCCATCGGGTGCAACTGCTGCAATTTTTCACAACTCTGTACGTCATGATTTGCAACCTGCTCATTTAAAAAGTGTTACTGCCTTAGAGCATCTATTGGTATTTGCTCCTTCTGGTCATGTAGTTCAACATAAACTGCTATCAGCAATAGGAGGAGAAACGAATGAATCGGTTTCAAGAAATCTGCATGGCTCTTCAGCGCAGATGCAAGATGAGGAGTTACGAGTGAGAGTCGAGGCTGTGCAGTGGTGGGATGTTTGCAGGAGAGCAGATTGGCCAGAAAGAGAGGAGTGCATTTCTGGAATTACTCTTGGCAGACAAGAAACTGTGGACATGGTCATGGATGTTTCCGAATGTGATGATAATAAATCTGAGCATAAGGAATTAAAGTCCCACGAGAGATCTCACTTGTATGTCTCCAATGCAGAGTTGCATGTTAACTCTGGGAGGATACCAGTCTGGCAAAAATCAAAT ATGCATTTCCATATGATGGCTCCTGTGGAGTCTGATGAGGTTAGTGCCGTTGAAGTTCAGTCTGGTGGAGAGAGTCAAGTAGAAATAATTCCTGTTAATGAGGTTGAAATTAGGCAAAGAGATCTATTGCCTGTTCTTGACCATTTTCACAGGGTTCAGTCTGGTTGGAGTAACAG gggTTTCATTGGGGAAAAGTATTCAATTTCATCTCCCGATTCTCATGGTGGAAGAGAAAAGCTCTATGAAGGTGCTGCTGTTATCCATTCTAATTTGTTGTCACCTGATTCTGTTGATAACTCAGATGGAG GGTCGTCGATAAATTCTTATCCACCCATGTTCCAATCTGGGAATGTGAATACCGTGGGAAAAGCCGCGTATTGCAATTTGGGTAAACCTGCACTGAATTCTAGCTCTCTCAACAAAGATAGTGGTGTATTTTCTGTCAAACAATCCACCTTGGATATCCGCCCGGTGGAGGATTATGATTTTAGAAATAATTTGTCGTCTTTAACAAGTGGGTCACTTTCCGAGGGAAGAAACATTGCAAAAGAAGCCCAGTCGTCAAACAGTAGCGGGACTAGTgaagtttcaaacataagttccaACCGTTCTGATTTAAGTATGAACATGATAGATGAGGGCGCAGTTAATGACTCTCCGGATTTTGAGCAGTTCTTTCAGGAAGGTTATTGTAAGGCATCACCTTCGAGCGAATGTCGTGAATCAACAGGAATTATTACTGATGTGGATAGCAACAGCAGTCCTTGTGATATAGAAAAATGCATGGAAGATGGTGACAATGATGACATGCTTGGGGGTGTTTTTGATTTCTCTGAAGAAG gttga
- the LOC120001079 gene encoding gibberellin receptor GID1C-like: MAGSNDINRNESKMVVPLNTWVLISNFKLAYTLLRRPDGTFNRHLAEFLDRKVPANANPVDGVFSFDFIIDQSTSLLSRIYRPANADEPLPSVAELEKPVSSGVVVPVIIFFHGGSFAHSSANSAIYDVLCRRLVGICKAVVVSVNYRRAPENPYPCAYDDGWTALKWVNSRTWLQSKDSKVHVYLAGDSSGGNIVHHVALRAVEEEIEVLGNIMLNPMFGGKERTESEKRLDGKYFVSIQDRDWYWRAFLPEGEERDHPACNPFGPKSKSLEGLKFPKSLVVVAGLDLVQDWQLAYADGLKKAGQLVKLLFLEKATIGFYLLPNNNHFHTLMDEISEFVCSNC, translated from the exons ATGGCTGGGAGCAATGATATCAACCGCAACGAGTCCAAG atGGTGGTTCCTCTGAATACATGGGTTCTCATTTCTAATTTCAAGCTGGCTTACACTCTCCTTCGACGTCCCGATGGCACTTTTAATCGCCATTTGGCGGAGTTTCTTGACAGGAAAGTCCCAGCCAATGCAAACCCAGTTGATGGGGTTTTCTCATTTGATTTCATCATTGATCAGAGTACTAGCCTACTTAGCAGGATCTATAGACCAGCTAATGCAGATGAACCTCTACCAAGTGTTGCTGAACTTGAGAAGCCTGTGAGCTCTGGAGTTGTTGTCCCTGtaataattttctttcatgGTGGAAGCTTTGCTCATTCATCTGCAAACAGTGCTATATATGACGTTCTATGTCGTCGATTGGTCGGCATTTGTAAGGCTGTTGTGGTCTCGGTGAATTATCGGCGTGCACCTGAAAATCCTTACCCATGTGCATATGATGATGGATGGACAGCTCTTAAGTGGGTTAATTCTAGAACTTGGCTTCAAAGTAAAGACTCAAAAGTACATGTATATCTAGCTGGGGATAGCTCTGGTGGTAACATTGTGCACCATGTTGCTCTACGGGCagtggaagaagaaattgaagtgTTGGGAAATATTATGCTAAACCCAATGTTTGGTGGGAAAGAGAGAACTGAGTCTGAGAAGCGTTTAGATGGTAAATACTTTGTCAGCATCCAAGATCGGGATTGGTATTGGCGAGCCTTTCTTCCCGAAGGAGAAGAGAGGGACCATCCGGCATGTAATCCATTTGGTCCCAAAAGCAAAAGCCTTGAGGGACTGAAGTTTCCTAAGAGTCTTGTTGTGGTGGCTGGTTTAGACCTTGTTCAGGACTGGCAATTGGCTTATGCTGATGGGCTCAAGAAGGCTGGTCAATTGGTGAAACTTTTATTTCTGGAGAAAGCAACGATCGGCTTCTACTTGTTGCCGAATAACAATCATTTCCACACACTCATGGATGAGATAAGTGAATTTGTGTGCTCTAATTGTTAA
- the LOC120000162 gene encoding sugar transporter ERD6-like 11 isoform X1, translating into MKQQQGSMEEGLLLLDSNNADDCSSTKKPSRGATAIVVLSTFVAVCGPLCHGCAMGFSSPAESGIMEDLGLSLAEYSFFGSTMTIGGMIGALFSGRVASIIGRKGAMWLSELFLIIGWLAIIFAKVAWVLDMGRLLIGLGVGLITYVVPVYIAEITPKDLRGAFSSSNQLMVNLGFAIVYFIGNDIHWRTLALIGAIPCVIQLIGLFFIPESPRWQAICDREKEFEDTLQRLRGKNVDISEEADDIRSITKALQQQSKTTIYALFQKRYAYALTIGVGLVLSSQLGGCAALSYYGSSIFKETGFSTSIGTSTVAVVLVVSGVVGLLLMDVLGRRPLLLISSAGTCMCSFLVGLSFCLQGIGQLKDITPTMAYIGISGYFAAYTIGIAGIPWIIMSEIFPMNVKGSAGSLLALINWSSSWLVTYTFNFMMQWSPTGTFFIFAGVCGLTFVFSWKLVPETKGRTLEDIQASITHVWQ; encoded by the exons ATGAAGCAGCAGCAAGGAAGCATGGAGGAAGGGCTGTTACTTTTGGATTCCAATAATGCTGATGACTGCAGCAGCACAAAGAAGCCCTCACGTGGAGCTACTGCCATCGTTGTTCTTAGCACCTTTGTGGCCGTTTGCGGCCCCTTATGCCATGGATGTGCT ATGGGTTTCTCATCTCCTGCTGAATCTGGGATCATGGAAGACTTGGGACTCTCTTTGGCAGAA tattctttttttggttcaacCATGACGATCGGAGGAATGATAGGTGCATTGTTCTCCGGGAGAGTAGCATCAATCATTGGTCGAAAAGGG GCAATGTGGCTCTCTGAACTATTCTTAATCATTGGCTGGCTTGCGATAATTTTTGCAAAG GTTGCTTGGGTTCTAGACATGGGAAGACTGCTAATTGGACTTGGTGTTGGGCTTATCACATATGTG GTACCAGTGTACATTGCAGAAATAACACCGAAAGATCTCCGGGGAGCATTTTCCTCATCTAATCAG CTGATGGTAAATTTGGGATTTGCGATTGTATATTTCATCGGAAATGACATTCATTGGCGCACCTTGGCTTTAATTG GCGCTATTCCATGTGTAATACAACTTATTGGTTTATTCTTCATTCCAGAGTCTCCTAGATGGCAG GCAATATGTGATCGAGAAAAAGAGTTTGAAGATACTTTGCAGCGTCTAAGGGGCAAGAATGTTGATATATCTGAAGAAGCAGACGATATCAGA aGTATTACAAAAGCCTTGCAGCAGCAGTCCAAAACTACAATCTATGCTTTGTTTCAGAAGAGATATGCTTATGCACTTACC ATTGGAGTAGGCCTAGTATTATCCTCACAGCTTGGAGGGTGTGCAGCTTTGTCATATTACGGTAGCAGTATATTTAAGGAAACTG GTTTTTCAACCAGTATTGGAACTTCTACAGTAGCAGTTGTATTG GTCGTATCGGGTGTTGTGGGCTTACTCTTAATGGATGTTTTGGGAAGACGGCCACTCCTTCTG ATTTCTTCAGCTGGAACGTGCATGTGTTCCTTTCTTGTAGGATTGTCATTCTGCTTGCAG GGTATCGGCCAACTGAAGGATATCACTCCGACAATGGCATATATCGGCATATCG GGATATTTCGCGGCGTACACCATAGGCATTGCAGGAATTCCATGGATTATTATGTCTGAG ATCTTCCCAATGAATGTCAAGGGTTCAGCTGGGAGTCTGTTAGCTTTAATCAACTGGTCCTCTTCCTGGCTTGTTACATATACTTTCAATTTCATGATGCAATGGAGCCCTACAg GAACATTTTTCATTTTCGCCGGTGTATGTGGTTTAACCTTTGTGTTCAGTTGGAAGCTGGTACCTGAAACTAAGGGGCGAACACTGGAAGATATACAAGCTTCAATTACTCATGTCTGGCAATAA
- the LOC120000162 gene encoding sugar transporter ERD6-like 11 isoform X2 — protein MKQQQGSMEEGLLLLDSNNADDCSSTKKPSRGATAIVVLSTFVAVCGPLCHGCAMGFSSPAESGIMEDLGLSLAEYSFFGSTMTIGGMIGALFSGRVASIIGRKGAMWLSELFLIIGWLAIIFAKVAWVLDMGRLLIGLGVGLITYVVPVYIAEITPKDLRGAFSSSNQLMVNLGFAIVYFIGNDIHWRTLALIGAIPCVIQLIGLFFIPESPRWQAICDREKEFEDTLQRLRGKNVDISEEADDSITKALQQQSKTTIYALFQKRYAYALTIGVGLVLSSQLGGCAALSYYGSSIFKETGFSTSIGTSTVAVVLVVSGVVGLLLMDVLGRRPLLLISSAGTCMCSFLVGLSFCLQGIGQLKDITPTMAYIGISGYFAAYTIGIAGIPWIIMSEIFPMNVKGSAGSLLALINWSSSWLVTYTFNFMMQWSPTGTFFIFAGVCGLTFVFSWKLVPETKGRTLEDIQASITHVWQ, from the exons ATGAAGCAGCAGCAAGGAAGCATGGAGGAAGGGCTGTTACTTTTGGATTCCAATAATGCTGATGACTGCAGCAGCACAAAGAAGCCCTCACGTGGAGCTACTGCCATCGTTGTTCTTAGCACCTTTGTGGCCGTTTGCGGCCCCTTATGCCATGGATGTGCT ATGGGTTTCTCATCTCCTGCTGAATCTGGGATCATGGAAGACTTGGGACTCTCTTTGGCAGAA tattctttttttggttcaacCATGACGATCGGAGGAATGATAGGTGCATTGTTCTCCGGGAGAGTAGCATCAATCATTGGTCGAAAAGGG GCAATGTGGCTCTCTGAACTATTCTTAATCATTGGCTGGCTTGCGATAATTTTTGCAAAG GTTGCTTGGGTTCTAGACATGGGAAGACTGCTAATTGGACTTGGTGTTGGGCTTATCACATATGTG GTACCAGTGTACATTGCAGAAATAACACCGAAAGATCTCCGGGGAGCATTTTCCTCATCTAATCAG CTGATGGTAAATTTGGGATTTGCGATTGTATATTTCATCGGAAATGACATTCATTGGCGCACCTTGGCTTTAATTG GCGCTATTCCATGTGTAATACAACTTATTGGTTTATTCTTCATTCCAGAGTCTCCTAGATGGCAG GCAATATGTGATCGAGAAAAAGAGTTTGAAGATACTTTGCAGCGTCTAAGGGGCAAGAATGTTGATATATCTGAAGAAGCAGACGAT aGTATTACAAAAGCCTTGCAGCAGCAGTCCAAAACTACAATCTATGCTTTGTTTCAGAAGAGATATGCTTATGCACTTACC ATTGGAGTAGGCCTAGTATTATCCTCACAGCTTGGAGGGTGTGCAGCTTTGTCATATTACGGTAGCAGTATATTTAAGGAAACTG GTTTTTCAACCAGTATTGGAACTTCTACAGTAGCAGTTGTATTG GTCGTATCGGGTGTTGTGGGCTTACTCTTAATGGATGTTTTGGGAAGACGGCCACTCCTTCTG ATTTCTTCAGCTGGAACGTGCATGTGTTCCTTTCTTGTAGGATTGTCATTCTGCTTGCAG GGTATCGGCCAACTGAAGGATATCACTCCGACAATGGCATATATCGGCATATCG GGATATTTCGCGGCGTACACCATAGGCATTGCAGGAATTCCATGGATTATTATGTCTGAG ATCTTCCCAATGAATGTCAAGGGTTCAGCTGGGAGTCTGTTAGCTTTAATCAACTGGTCCTCTTCCTGGCTTGTTACATATACTTTCAATTTCATGATGCAATGGAGCCCTACAg GAACATTTTTCATTTTCGCCGGTGTATGTGGTTTAACCTTTGTGTTCAGTTGGAAGCTGGTACCTGAAACTAAGGGGCGAACACTGGAAGATATACAAGCTTCAATTACTCATGTCTGGCAATAA